One Sphingomonas endolithica DNA segment encodes these proteins:
- a CDS encoding tryptophan halogenase family protein: MRIVVLGGGTAGWMAAACLARVLGTEQHTITLVESDQIGTVGVGEATIPLIETFHQILGISAIDVIRQTEATFKLGIEFVHWRHRGERYFHPFGALGSDLQGVGFLQHWLRARAAGDDSELTTYNVEATAAASGRFGMVQPVQGGAPPLHYAYHFDASLYAQMLRRFSTGLGVVRKEGRVADVRRDGEGGDVAALVLVDGREVAGDFFLDCSGFHGLLIEQTLGAGYDDWSEWLPCNRALAVQSERLDVLPPYTRSTALEAGWQWRIPLQHRTGNGHVFCDAFISQDEAASRLLSGLDTPALGTPRLLSFVTGRRRRTWIRNVVALGLAGGFVEPLESTSIFMVQSALTRLMTMFPRNGRVSPRVVDAYNDAMAREWECVRDFIIAHYKVTEREDTSFWRHCRHMTIPDSLAERLALFEEEALFLDQPHDLFKEANWNAVLIGQGLIPRRHHPVADLAPIDALRLQLGRMRAETARRAVILPSHNAYLARCTARPAA; encoded by the coding sequence ATGCGGATCGTAGTGCTGGGCGGCGGTACCGCCGGTTGGATGGCGGCGGCGTGCCTGGCACGCGTGCTCGGCACCGAACAGCACACGATCACGCTGGTCGAATCCGACCAGATCGGCACCGTCGGCGTCGGGGAAGCGACGATCCCGCTGATCGAGACTTTCCACCAGATCCTCGGGATCAGCGCGATCGACGTGATCCGGCAGACCGAGGCGACGTTCAAGCTGGGGATCGAGTTCGTCCACTGGCGACACCGGGGAGAGCGGTATTTCCATCCCTTCGGTGCGCTGGGGAGCGATCTCCAGGGCGTTGGCTTCCTGCAGCATTGGCTTCGCGCCCGGGCCGCTGGGGACGACAGTGAACTGACGACCTACAATGTCGAAGCCACCGCCGCTGCCAGCGGTCGTTTCGGCATGGTGCAGCCAGTGCAGGGCGGCGCTCCACCACTGCATTACGCCTATCATTTTGACGCATCGCTCTACGCGCAAATGTTGCGTCGCTTTTCGACCGGCCTTGGGGTGGTACGGAAGGAAGGCAGGGTGGCGGACGTGCGGCGTGACGGCGAGGGGGGCGATGTCGCTGCGCTCGTCCTGGTCGACGGCCGCGAGGTTGCGGGTGACTTCTTCCTCGATTGTTCGGGCTTTCACGGCCTCCTGATCGAGCAGACATTGGGCGCGGGTTACGACGATTGGAGCGAGTGGCTGCCGTGCAATCGCGCACTGGCGGTGCAGAGCGAGCGGTTGGACGTGCTGCCGCCTTACACTCGCTCCACAGCGCTTGAGGCGGGCTGGCAGTGGCGCATTCCCTTGCAGCACCGCACCGGCAACGGGCATGTGTTCTGCGACGCCTTCATCTCACAGGATGAAGCGGCGTCCCGGCTGCTCAGCGGGCTCGACACGCCCGCCTTGGGCACGCCGCGCCTGCTGAGCTTCGTCACCGGGCGGCGGCGGCGCACCTGGATACGCAACGTCGTCGCGCTCGGCCTGGCCGGCGGGTTCGTTGAGCCGCTCGAGAGCACGTCGATCTTCATGGTCCAGTCGGCGCTGACCCGACTGATGACGATGTTCCCGCGCAACGGCCGGGTGAGTCCGCGCGTCGTCGACGCCTATAACGATGCCATGGCCAGGGAGTGGGAGTGCGTCCGCGACTTCATCATCGCGCACTACAAGGTCACCGAGCGCGAGGACACGTCGTTCTGGCGACATTGCCGCCACATGACGATCCCGGACAGCCTGGCCGAACGACTGGCACTGTTCGAGGAGGAAGCGCTGTTCCTCGATCAGCCGCACGATCTGTTCAAGGAAGCCAATTGGAATGCCGTGCTGATCGGCCAGGGGCTGATCCCGCGTCGCCATCACCCGGTTGCGGATCTTGCCCCGATCGACGCGCTGCGGCTGCAACTCGGCCGCATGCGGGCCGAAACCGCCCGTCGCGCCGTCATTTTGCCAAGCCACAACGCCTATCTCGCGCGCTGCACCGCGCGCCCTGCCGCCTGA
- a CDS encoding DUF1611 domain-containing protein, with the protein MQSQPADLSSSLPQPYLLFLGDVTKAGYAKTAFGLRDWAPDRCIGEYALDGASVSADLTNMTPAQAMTQGARAMVIGVANPGGVIPAHWRDALIEALDAGLDVISGMHVRLADVPGLPEAAEQAGRRLIDVRVPPASIPVGTGRKRTGKRLLTVGTDCALGKKYTALALTRAFQRRELDTEFRATGQTGIMIAGGGMPMDAVIADFEAGAAEMLSPDAAAGHWDVIEGQGSLFHPAYAGVSLGLLHGSQPDVFVVCHEPGRTDMLGAPGYALPTIEDVIAATLLLGRRTNPAIRCGGISYDSSKLAPDAAERLMAADSERWNLPVADSIRGGPAFDRLVESCLA; encoded by the coding sequence TTGCAGTCACAACCGGCCGATCTCTCATCGTCGCTACCGCAGCCCTATCTGCTTTTTCTGGGTGACGTCACCAAAGCCGGATACGCCAAGACCGCGTTCGGGCTACGCGACTGGGCGCCCGATCGCTGTATCGGCGAGTACGCGCTGGATGGCGCGAGCGTTTCCGCCGATCTGACAAACATGACGCCAGCGCAAGCAATGACGCAGGGCGCGCGTGCGATGGTTATCGGCGTGGCAAATCCGGGCGGCGTCATTCCGGCGCACTGGCGGGATGCCTTGATCGAGGCACTGGACGCCGGCCTGGATGTCATCAGCGGGATGCACGTCCGGCTGGCCGATGTCCCCGGCTTGCCTGAGGCGGCCGAACAGGCCGGGCGGCGGTTGATCGACGTGCGCGTGCCGCCGGCGAGCATACCGGTGGGCACGGGGCGCAAGCGAACAGGCAAGCGCCTTCTGACCGTGGGCACCGACTGTGCCCTGGGCAAGAAGTATACCGCGCTCGCGCTGACCCGCGCGTTCCAGCGGCGCGAACTGGACACCGAATTCCGCGCAACAGGGCAGACCGGCATCATGATCGCCGGCGGCGGCATGCCGATGGACGCGGTGATCGCGGATTTCGAGGCCGGTGCCGCCGAGATGCTGTCGCCCGACGCCGCGGCCGGCCATTGGGACGTCATTGAGGGGCAGGGATCGCTATTCCATCCGGCCTATGCCGGCGTGTCGCTGGGCCTGCTGCACGGCAGCCAACCCGATGTCTTCGTCGTGTGCCACGAACCTGGCCGTACCGATATGCTCGGTGCACCGGGTTACGCTCTGCCGACCATCGAGGATGTAATCGCCGCGACCCTGCTGCTCGGGCGGCGCACCAATCCCGCGATCCGTTGCGGCGGAATATCCTACGATAGTTCGAAGCTCGCACCCGACGCCGCCGAGCGGCTGATGGCGGCCGACAGCGAACGGTGGAACCTGCCGGTGGCCGACTCGATCCGCGGCGGACCCGCATTCGACCGCCTGGTCGAAAGCTGTCTCGCATGA
- a CDS encoding TonB-dependent receptor plug domain-containing protein produces the protein MVRSTHRARATGALGCSAFALAAALAPSPSVAQTVAPETSSEREAGADDGEIVVTGSRIERAGFDQPTPTTVIGAVELRQGQRSNLQQVLNDLPAFRPTVSTQVSVGNTSSGSAPVDLRGLGINRTLTLVNGRRFVGQNNLNYVPLGLVSRVEVVTGGASAAYGSDAVAGVVNIILADKIEGITVGGVSGISSRGDGRRYGGDITMGTSFADGRGQLMFSGEYVKDGSVRDRNSRRNLGSAAIVRLDPASTTDLRQVLVRDVNFGNQASAGLITSGIFAGQIFNDDGSLRQYGRGTSLAANPAATPFPGQVIGGRDAVGLYDAIAVTTPLERISTFGRVSYDFGSVKLWADATYGRSRTAYPFLPDIGAPASLTIQATNPFLSPAIRDALRAAGQTSFTLGRFFDNQFRLIYDAKREQKEGAIGIDVDLGGSWKANAHYSHGEIDFAQRVRNARIVSRFNNAVDAVSSGGQAVCAINADAATANDDAACRPLNLFGLNAPSAESLAYIRGTQRNDTTNKLDAASVEVQGDLFSLWARPIVAAVGAEARWEEQISRSGAADLAGAYGALNLYGSPISGGFNVKEAFGEIAAPIFDVEHKVKLDLNGAARYSDYSRSGGIWSWKGGATVGLFDTLMLRGTRSRDIRAPTATELFAVRSINIGPLVDLDSAGRQAANPAYNPAPQQVTTFSGGNADLVPEVSYTTTFGATLSPKFMPGFNLSVDYYDISIGGAITTLSASNLTLACANGSAAACGRITRNAAGTVTEVASNSQNIARFKTKGFDIEASYLMQMSALGVPGTLRVRALATHITDFVFDTGVSRVDSAGDVGSSTGNAIPDWRGTLSFTYQNEWLGLDARARYVGKGKFNHLLVDNPATTTLEGLVNNDVKAFTYLDLGVQLKASEDFTLSFNVNNVFDKDPPISPTGPIYYDAIGTYFTMGVKANF, from the coding sequence ATGGTTCGATCCACACACCGCGCCAGGGCTACAGGGGCGCTTGGCTGCAGTGCTTTCGCGCTTGCTGCTGCGTTGGCGCCCTCGCCGTCAGTCGCGCAGACTGTAGCACCCGAGACGAGTTCAGAGCGCGAAGCGGGCGCGGACGACGGCGAGATCGTGGTCACCGGCTCGCGCATCGAACGCGCCGGCTTCGATCAGCCGACCCCCACCACGGTGATTGGCGCGGTAGAGTTGCGTCAGGGGCAGCGGTCCAATCTGCAGCAGGTGTTGAACGATCTGCCCGCGTTCCGGCCGACCGTCTCGACGCAGGTATCGGTCGGCAACACATCGAGCGGCAGTGCACCCGTCGATCTGCGCGGGCTCGGGATCAACCGCACGCTGACCTTGGTCAACGGCCGTCGGTTCGTCGGGCAGAACAACCTCAATTATGTGCCGCTGGGGCTCGTCAGTCGGGTCGAGGTGGTGACCGGTGGCGCTTCGGCGGCTTACGGATCGGATGCGGTCGCCGGCGTGGTGAACATCATCCTGGCCGACAAGATCGAGGGGATCACCGTCGGCGGCGTTTCGGGCATTTCATCGCGCGGCGACGGTCGCCGATATGGCGGCGACATCACCATGGGAACGTCCTTCGCCGATGGCCGCGGGCAGCTGATGTTCAGCGGCGAATATGTGAAGGATGGATCGGTCCGCGACCGCAACTCGCGACGCAATCTGGGCAGCGCCGCGATCGTCCGTCTCGATCCGGCGAGCACGACCGACTTGCGACAGGTGCTGGTGCGCGACGTGAACTTCGGCAACCAGGCATCCGCCGGCCTGATCACCAGCGGCATCTTCGCCGGCCAGATCTTCAACGACGACGGTAGCCTGCGCCAATATGGCCGGGGCACGTCGCTCGCCGCCAACCCGGCCGCAACGCCCTTTCCCGGCCAGGTGATCGGCGGCCGCGACGCGGTCGGGCTTTACGACGCGATTGCGGTTACCACACCATTGGAGCGGATCAGCACCTTCGGGCGCGTAAGCTATGACTTCGGCAGCGTGAAGCTGTGGGCGGATGCGACCTACGGCCGGTCCCGCACGGCCTATCCATTCCTACCGGATATCGGCGCTCCGGCGAGCCTCACGATCCAGGCAACCAACCCGTTCCTGTCGCCGGCGATCCGCGATGCGCTGCGCGCCGCCGGTCAGACCAGCTTCACGCTCGGCCGCTTCTTCGACAACCAATTCCGCCTGATCTACGATGCCAAGCGCGAACAGAAGGAAGGCGCGATCGGCATCGATGTCGATCTCGGTGGCAGCTGGAAAGCGAACGCCCATTACAGCCATGGCGAGATCGACTTTGCCCAGCGCGTTCGCAATGCCCGGATCGTCTCGCGCTTCAACAACGCAGTCGATGCCGTGTCGAGCGGCGGCCAAGCGGTCTGCGCGATCAACGCCGATGCCGCCACCGCCAACGACGATGCCGCCTGCCGTCCGCTGAACCTGTTCGGGCTGAACGCACCATCGGCGGAATCGCTCGCCTATATTCGCGGTACGCAGCGCAACGACACGACCAACAAGCTCGATGCTGCCTCGGTCGAGGTTCAAGGCGATCTGTTCTCGCTGTGGGCGAGACCGATCGTGGCAGCGGTCGGCGCCGAAGCCCGGTGGGAGGAGCAGATCTCGCGCAGCGGTGCCGCGGATCTCGCCGGCGCATATGGCGCGCTCAACCTGTATGGCTCGCCGATCAGCGGCGGGTTCAACGTCAAGGAAGCCTTTGGCGAAATCGCCGCGCCCATCTTTGACGTCGAGCACAAGGTCAAACTCGATCTGAACGGGGCGGCACGCTATTCGGATTACAGCCGCAGTGGCGGTATCTGGTCGTGGAAGGGTGGCGCGACGGTCGGCCTGTTCGACACGCTGATGCTGCGCGGCACAAGGTCGCGCGACATCCGCGCGCCGACAGCCACCGAACTGTTCGCCGTCCGATCGATCAATATCGGGCCGCTGGTCGATCTCGACTCCGCTGGCCGACAGGCAGCCAACCCCGCCTACAACCCCGCGCCGCAGCAAGTCACGACCTTCAGCGGCGGCAATGCGGACTTGGTGCCGGAGGTAAGCTACACGACAACGTTCGGCGCGACGTTATCGCCGAAGTTCATGCCCGGCTTCAACCTGTCGGTCGACTATTACGACATCAGCATCGGCGGGGCGATCACCACGCTGTCCGCATCCAACCTGACGCTGGCCTGCGCCAACGGCAGCGCTGCAGCTTGCGGCAGGATCACGCGGAATGCGGCGGGCACGGTGACGGAGGTGGCGTCGAATTCGCAGAACATCGCACGGTTCAAGACCAAGGGCTTCGATATCGAGGCATCGTATCTGATGCAGATGTCCGCACTCGGTGTTCCCGGCACGTTGCGGGTTCGCGCGCTTGCCACGCACATCACGGATTTCGTGTTCGACACCGGCGTGTCGCGGGTCGACTCCGCGGGCGATGTCGGCAGCAGCACCGGTAATGCGATCCCCGATTGGCGCGGCACGCTGAGCTTCACCTACCAGAATGAATGGCTCGGCTTGGATGCACGCGCGCGCTATGTCGGCAAAGGCAAGTTCAATCATCTGCTGGTCGACAATCCCGCCACCACGACGCTGGAAGGGCTCGTCAACAACGACGTGAAAGCCTTTACCTATCTCGACCTCGGCGTGCAGCTGAAGGCAAGCGAGGACTTTACGCTGTCATTCAACGTGAACAACGTGTTCGACAAGGACCCGCCAATCAGCCCGACAGGTCCGATCTATTACGATGCGATTGGCACATATTTCACTATGGGCGTGAAGGCGAACTTCTAA
- a CDS encoding DUF4832 domain-containing protein, translating to MKRWSLVAFSLAALGSVPVRAASNDVAFTPSREDFPNPERGFYRAGGSDLAQTDRAFFDRVFADGYRLVYARVDLSRFRTTPISAAYLAAMDQGFQAARSAGVKLIVRAVYNYPQGETGYQAAQDAALPIVLGHLAQLKPLLARNVGVIAYVQAGFIGAWGEWHTSSNDLTTTATRARIRDAILDAVPADRFVQFRYPPDLDHWTAPVMPSLGQTLAGGLRTGFHNDCFLASQTDVGTFPEEAEPREKLQARMANLTALAPFGGETCNPADDLGAISRSDCADVVRESARYHLTYLNADYYRGLFHDRWKSQGCLDEVSRRMGYRLVLTGARVAPEARRGSALRVDVTVSNEGWARIYNRRTVEVVLVRKIDRKAYRIPVDADPRSWLPGVTATTPLRVPLPPTMEPGVYDIALALPDPAKELAHDPRYAIRFANADAPVRNQRWAPIVGAYFVGLKVTVR from the coding sequence ATGAAACGTTGGTCGCTTGTTGCCTTCAGCCTGGCGGCGCTTGGAAGCGTGCCGGTGCGCGCGGCTTCGAACGACGTCGCGTTCACGCCATCGCGCGAAGACTTCCCCAATCCCGAACGTGGCTTCTATCGGGCCGGCGGCAGCGATCTTGCGCAGACGGACCGCGCGTTCTTCGACCGGGTGTTCGCCGATGGATATCGGCTGGTGTATGCCCGCGTCGATCTGTCGCGCTTCCGCACGACGCCAATTTCTGCCGCTTATCTTGCGGCAATGGACCAAGGCTTCCAGGCGGCACGTAGCGCGGGGGTGAAGCTGATCGTCCGGGCGGTGTACAATTACCCGCAGGGGGAAACAGGATATCAGGCGGCCCAAGATGCCGCGTTGCCGATCGTCCTGGGCCATCTCGCGCAATTAAAGCCATTGCTCGCCAGGAACGTAGGCGTGATCGCCTATGTGCAAGCAGGCTTCATCGGTGCCTGGGGCGAGTGGCATACCTCGTCCAACGATCTGACCACGACGGCGACGCGCGCGCGCATCCGGGACGCCATCCTCGACGCGGTACCGGCCGATCGCTTCGTACAGTTCCGCTATCCGCCCGACCTGGATCACTGGACCGCCCCCGTAATGCCTTCGCTCGGGCAAACATTGGCTGGCGGCCTGCGCACCGGTTTCCACAATGATTGCTTCCTGGCCAGTCAGACCGACGTCGGTACCTTTCCGGAGGAAGCGGAACCTCGTGAGAAGCTGCAGGCGCGCATGGCAAATCTAACCGCACTGGCCCCGTTCGGTGGCGAGACGTGCAACCCGGCCGACGACCTCGGCGCGATTTCGAGATCCGATTGCGCCGATGTCGTTCGCGAAAGCGCGCGCTACCACCTGACATATCTCAACGCGGATTATTACCGTGGGTTGTTTCACGATCGATGGAAGTCGCAGGGCTGCCTCGATGAAGTGAGCCGTCGGATGGGCTATCGGCTTGTCCTCACCGGCGCACGGGTAGCGCCGGAAGCGCGGCGGGGTAGCGCACTGCGGGTGGACGTCACGGTGTCAAACGAAGGGTGGGCCAGAATATACAACCGGCGAACGGTCGAGGTCGTGCTCGTCCGAAAGATCGACCGGAAAGCGTACAGAATTCCGGTCGACGCTGATCCTCGAAGCTGGCTGCCGGGGGTCACCGCGACGACACCGCTCCGTGTGCCGCTGCCACCGACCATGGAGCCGGGCGTTTACGACATTGCGCTCGCGCTGCCTGATCCCGCGAAGGAACTGGCACACGACCCGCGCTATGCAATTCGCTTCGCAAATGCCGATGCACCTGTCCGCAACCAGCGATGGGCCCCCATAGTGGGAGCTTACTTCGTTGGGTTGAAGGTCACCGTGCGGTAG
- a CDS encoding NPCBM/NEW2 domain-containing protein, with translation MTFRTTAGALAAILLATTPAMANGDPLKPAGRWTLPERKQARTPPMGWSSWNAFRTELDEDKVIGAARTLVDSGLAKLGYVYVNVDDGWWLKRRQSDGRLLVRTKIFPSAALPNTDSSFRPFTDRIHAMGLKAGLYSDIGRNACSQAYDLHSPNLPEGTTTEREVGLYGHVDQDIALYFRDWNFDYLKVDACGINVYAPGSAVVTQNNYRPFVPLIDQTSINQTDVPGVKALYDDVAQALARYNPDGDYILSLCTWGSADVRRWGKQTGHMWRTSGDITPSWSRMLHNFDSASTRALYAKPGAWNDPDMLFIGHGDFDEKHLTEARSHFALWAIINAPLFIGYDLRNAPASLMNIWRNADIVAVNQDPGGHQGVIAYASDDAQIIVKTLANGKKAVAIFNRGMAPVEVNLTAAHLKFAVDAPIRLRNLWDHKTLAPFTGETSFKLAPRETLIFEASGDRRLKDGVYLSELPGDVNVAEDGILVPEPDPVVHRMIGQWSGTRDTGERPTYAGWGGAQADATPYDQMLAIGGRHFDTGIGILSQSRLEVRNSGERGRFEAIVGIDDSTRNTQDRAQFLVYGDGRLLASSPALAFGDAARPLVADTRGVKVIELVVRTRSKKSGMPIVATWGDAALR, from the coding sequence ATGACTTTCCGCACCACCGCCGGCGCGCTCGCCGCCATCTTGCTCGCGACCACGCCTGCCATGGCAAACGGCGATCCGTTGAAGCCGGCGGGGCGCTGGACGCTGCCGGAGCGCAAACAGGCGCGAACCCCGCCTATGGGCTGGAGTTCGTGGAACGCGTTCCGCACCGAGTTGGACGAGGACAAGGTCATCGGCGCGGCGCGCACGTTGGTCGATAGCGGCCTGGCCAAACTGGGCTATGTCTATGTCAATGTCGACGATGGCTGGTGGCTGAAGCGGCGGCAAAGCGACGGTCGCCTGCTGGTCCGCACCAAGATCTTTCCGTCCGCCGCGCTGCCGAACACCGACAGCAGCTTTCGCCCGTTCACCGACCGTATCCACGCCATGGGGCTGAAGGCCGGGCTGTACAGCGATATCGGCCGCAACGCCTGCTCGCAGGCCTATGATCTGCACTCGCCCAATCTGCCCGAAGGCACGACCACCGAGCGCGAAGTTGGGCTGTACGGCCATGTCGATCAGGACATCGCCTTGTACTTCCGCGATTGGAACTTTGATTATCTGAAGGTCGATGCCTGTGGCATCAACGTCTATGCGCCGGGGAGCGCGGTGGTCACGCAGAACAATTATCGTCCCTTCGTGCCGCTCATTGACCAGACATCGATCAACCAGACCGATGTTCCGGGGGTCAAGGCACTATACGACGATGTCGCACAGGCGCTTGCCCGGTATAATCCCGATGGCGACTATATTCTCTCGCTCTGCACCTGGGGTAGCGCGGATGTGCGCCGCTGGGGCAAGCAGACCGGGCATATGTGGCGCACCAGCGGCGACATCACGCCCAGTTGGTCGCGCATGCTGCACAATTTCGACAGCGCCTCAACGCGTGCGCTCTACGCCAAGCCCGGCGCCTGGAACGATCCCGACATGCTGTTCATCGGACATGGTGATTTCGATGAAAAGCATCTGACCGAAGCGCGATCGCACTTCGCCTTGTGGGCGATCATCAACGCGCCCTTGTTCATCGGCTATGATCTTCGAAATGCGCCTGCCAGTCTGATGAACATCTGGCGCAACGCCGATATCGTTGCGGTGAACCAGGATCCGGGCGGCCATCAGGGCGTCATCGCCTATGCCAGCGACGATGCGCAGATCATCGTCAAGACGCTGGCGAACGGCAAGAAGGCGGTGGCGATCTTCAACCGCGGCATGGCCCCGGTCGAGGTGAATCTGACTGCCGCGCACCTGAAATTCGCCGTCGACGCGCCGATCCGCCTGCGCAACCTGTGGGATCACAAGACCCTGGCGCCGTTCACCGGCGAGACGAGCTTCAAGCTTGCGCCGCGTGAAACGCTGATCTTCGAAGCGAGCGGCGATCGGCGGTTGAAGGACGGCGTGTACCTGTCCGAGCTGCCCGGCGACGTGAATGTCGCCGAAGACGGTATCCTCGTCCCGGAGCCTGACCCGGTGGTGCACCGCATGATCGGCCAGTGGAGCGGCACCCGCGACACGGGCGAGCGCCCGACTTACGCCGGATGGGGCGGGGCGCAGGCCGATGCCACGCCGTACGACCAGATGCTGGCGATCGGCGGCCGGCATTTCGATACCGGTATCGGTATTCTATCCCAGTCGCGGCTGGAGGTTCGTAACAGCGGTGAGCGTGGGCGCTTCGAAGCAATAGTCGGGATCGACGACTCCACGCGCAACACGCAGGATCGCGCGCAATTCCTCGTCTATGGCGACGGGCGGCTGCTCGCCTCCAGCCCTGCATTGGCGTTCGGCGATGCCGCCCGCCCGCTGGTCGCCGACACGCGCGGCGTGAAGGTGATCGAACTGGTCGTACGGACGCGCTCGAAGAAAAGCGGAATGCCGATCGTCGCCACCTGGGGCGATGCTGCACTGCGTTGA
- a CDS encoding membrane dipeptidase, with amino-acid sequence MAQLTRRAMIGVGAATAAAPFINRNSYSLNAATPGKYSRRAIDLVRETLIIDMLAPIKIAFDPSFYAVPMSAQDEADFRASGITGFHHAIGLGGPDAYEGALEFFAIWGNYVARHAHLLCGVDKVSDLDRAKRDGKCAVIMGLQNADHFRRPADVKHFYEIGQRCAQLTYNSQNRIGSGSTDRVDGGVSDFGVSIIEEMNKVGMLIDVSHSGDRTTLDAIALSPKPIAITHSNCRALIEHPRVKTDEAIRALGKKGGVMGITGVRNFVSKTDPTTIVNIADHIDHVVKIAGIDHVGIGTDSDLNGYDDTTPAMNKALRGAYKDSYAFREKIDVDGFDHPRKMYDLTDELIRRRYSDANIKAVLGGNFQRLLAATWGG; translated from the coding sequence GTGGCGCAACTGACGCGTAGAGCAATGATCGGCGTCGGGGCGGCCACCGCGGCGGCCCCGTTCATCAATCGCAACAGCTATAGTTTGAATGCCGCGACACCCGGCAAATATTCGCGCCGCGCGATCGATCTCGTCCGTGAAACGCTGATCATCGACATGTTGGCACCGATTAAGATCGCGTTCGATCCCAGCTTCTACGCGGTGCCGATGAGCGCGCAGGACGAGGCGGATTTCCGGGCCAGCGGGATAACCGGCTTCCATCACGCAATCGGTCTTGGCGGGCCCGACGCGTATGAGGGGGCACTGGAGTTTTTCGCGATCTGGGGGAATTACGTCGCACGCCATGCGCATCTCTTGTGCGGCGTCGACAAGGTGTCAGATCTCGATCGCGCGAAACGCGACGGCAAATGCGCTGTTATCATGGGGCTGCAGAATGCCGATCATTTTCGGCGCCCCGCCGACGTCAAGCATTTCTACGAGATCGGTCAACGCTGTGCGCAGCTGACCTACAATTCGCAGAACCGCATCGGCTCCGGATCGACCGACCGCGTCGATGGCGGGGTGAGCGATTTCGGCGTGTCGATCATCGAGGAGATGAACAAGGTCGGCATGTTGATCGACGTGTCGCACAGCGGCGACCGAACGACGCTGGACGCGATCGCGTTGTCGCCCAAGCCGATCGCGATCACCCACAGCAATTGCCGCGCGCTGATCGAACATCCGCGCGTCAAGACGGACGAAGCGATCCGTGCCTTGGGCAAGAAGGGCGGGGTGATGGGTATCACCGGCGTGCGCAACTTCGTGAGCAAGACCGATCCTACGACGATCGTCAACATCGCCGACCATATCGATCATGTCGTCAAGATCGCCGGCATCGATCATGTCGGGATCGGCACCGATTCCGATCTCAACGGCTATGACGACACGACGCCGGCAATGAACAAGGCGCTGCGCGGCGCCTATAAGGACAGCTATGCCTTCCGCGAGAAGATCGACGTCGATGGCTTCGATCACCCGCGCAAGATGTACGATCTGACCGACGAGCTGATCCGCCGTCGCTATTCCGATGCCAATATCAAGGCAGTCCTCGGCGGCAACTTCCAGCGCCTGCTCGCCGCGACCTGGGGCGGTTGA